The uncultured Campylobacter sp. nucleotide sequence TCAAACACGGCCTCGCTCACCTCGTATCCGCGGTACGCCGGCAAGCAGTGCAAAAAGATCGCGCCGCTACCTGCTAGAGCCATTAAGCTTTCATCTACGCAAAAGCCCGCGAAATCGCGAATTCTTTGCTCCTTTTCGGCTTCTTGCCCCATCGAAACCCAAGTATCAGTCGTCACGACGTTTGCGCCCGCTACGGCTTCTTTTATATCGTTCGTTATTAAAATTTTGGCGCCTGAAATTTTAGCATTTTCTTGCGCCTGCGCTAGTATTTGCGGATCAGCCTCATAGCCCACGGGCGTCGCCACTCGCAGCTCAAAGCCAAGCTTGCTGGCAAGCATCAGCCACGAGTGCGTCATATTGTTGCCGTCGCCCACGTACGCGGCTTTTATCTTTGGAGTTTCAATACCGCGCTCCACGATCGTCATGAGATCCGCCATTAGCTGCACGGGATGAAATTTATCGCTTAGCCCGTTTATCACCGGCACGCGGCTAAATTCCGCGAGCTGCATTAGCGTCTCGTGGCGATTTACGCGCGCCATGATTAGATCGCACATTCGCGAAATCACGCGCGCGGTGTCTTTGATCGGCTCGCCTCGCCCGAGCTGGATGTCGCGACTGCTCAAAAACAGCGCGTGCCCGCCTAGCTCGTTCATCCCTACGTCGAAGCTAACGCGCGTCCTGGTCGAGCTTTTTTCAAATATCATCGCTAATTTTTGATCTTTTAAATATGGCTTGAAATTTCGCACCTTTGCCTCTTTTTTAATCTCAAACGCTAAATTTAGCATTTGCAAAATTTCATCTTTGCTAAAATCGTTTAACGTAAGAAAGTGCCTCACATCGCTCCTTTTTGGTTAAATTTTACACTGTTTTCGCTTACGTAGCGTTTTATTCGGCTTTAAAATTTTAAATTTACGCTACGTGCCGCGAAGTAAATTTCAAAAACCAAGTCTCGCCGCTGCCGTGAAATTTTAAAATTCCAAAATTCTTAAAATTTTATCTGCGCGAGTTTAAAATTTCCGCGATCTCTTTGGCGTGATAGGTGATGATCATATCAGCACCCGCGCGCCTTATGCCTATCATCGTCTCCATCATCACGCGCTCATAATCGATCACGCCTGCCTTCTTGCCCGCCTGCAAAAGCGAGTATTCGCCGCTTACGTTATACGCGCAAATCGGCAGCAGCGTGCGCTCTCTCAGGTCTCTGATTAGATCCAGATACGCAAGCGCGGGCTTTATCATCAAGATGTCCGCTCCCTGCGCCTCGTCCTGCAGGCTTTCGTTGATCGCCTCAAATCTATTTGCGGGATCCATCTGGTAGCTGCTGCGATCGCCAAAACTTGGCGCGCTCTCCGCCACGTCGCGAAACGGCCCGTAGTAGCCGCTGGCGAACTTGCTCGAATACGCCATAATCGGTAAATTTTCAAATCCGCCACGATCGAGCGTCTCTCGCAGAGTTGCGATAATACCGTCCATCATGCCGCTTGGAGCGATCATGTCTGCGCCTGCTTTGGCGTGGATGAGCGCCTGCTGCGCCGAAATTTCAAGCGTCGCGTCGTTATCCACCGTCTGATGCACATGATCGATGATGCCGCAGTGCCCGTGGTCGGTGTATTCGCAAAAGCACAGATCGGTGATTACTAATAAATTTGGAAATTTAGCCTTTATCGCGCGCAGCGAAGTCGCGATGATGCCGTCCTCGCTTAGCGCGTCCGAGCCGATGCTGTCCTTTAGCGAAGGAATTCCGAAAAGTAAAATTTTATCTAGTCCTAGCGACAAAAGAGTCTCGCACTCTTTTAAAATTTCATCCAAGCTCATCTGAAATACGCCCGGCATCGAGGCGATCTCCTTTTTGATGCCGCTTCCTTCCACCACAAAAAGCGGATAGATTAGAAAGCGGGTTTGCAGATCGGTTTGTCGCACCAGATCCCTAAGCGCTGGGTTTATTCGTAGTCTCCTAAATCGTTTAAACATTATTTTTCCTTTTTTAGCTAGAATTGTGAGATTTATAATATCACAATCGGAGTAAATTTAAGCATGGATATAAAAATTTCAGAGGTCGCAAATCTCCCCTCCCGCTTCGGAAGCTTCCGCGTTCAGTCGTTTAAGCAAGGCGAGAAAGAGCACCTAGTGATATTTAAGCAACCTTTGGAGGGCGTCGTAAACGTGCGGATCCACTCGGAGTGCCTCACCGGCGATGCGATCGGCAGCCTAAAGTGCGACTGCGGCGAACAGCTCGAAGCGAGCCTAAAATATATCGAAGAGCACGGCGGCATGGTGATCTATCTGCGTCAAGAGGGGCGCAATATCGGGCTTTTTAATAAAATCAACGCCTACGCCCTGCAAGATCAGGGCCTCGATACGATCGAAGCAAACCATCAACTCGGCTTCAAGGCAGACGAGCGCACCTACGAGATCGTGGATTTCATACTCGCTCATTTTGGAATTTCGCGCATAAATCTGCTTACGAACAACCCGCAAAAGCTGCACGATCTAAAGGTCGAAGTAGTCGCGCGCGTGCCGATAATCATCACTCCAAATAAATTTAACGAAAACTATCTGCGCGTCAAAAAAGAGCAGATGGGGCATCTGCTGTGAAGCTTGCGCCGGGCGAGAGCTTTGGCGAACAGGTCGCTAAATTTAAAGCCTGTCTGCAAAAATTTAACCGCGTGCATAGCCTCACGAATTACGACGATTTGGACGCGGTGGTGCGCGACAGCCTAAGCGGAGCGAATTTCATACCGCGCTATCCGCGCATCGCGTGCGACATCGGCTCGGGAGCGGGCTTTCCGGGGATTCTTTTAGCGCTTGCGCTGCCGCTATGCGAGTGGCATCTGTTTGAGCCAAATCAAAAAAAAGCGGCGTTTCTAACCTACGTGAAGGTTAGTCTTGCGCTAGCTAACGTAAAAATCCACGCCGAACGCGTGCAAGACGGCGCAAAGCTGCGCGCCGATCTGATAAGCTCGCGAGCGCTGATGAGCGCGCGAAGCTTAATTGAAATTTGCCGCGGCTTTTACGACGAAAACACGACGTTTTTGCTCTACAAAGGCTCGGGCGCAGAGTCGGAAGCGGCGGAATTCCGCAAGGAATTTACGAGCGCGAGCTACGAAATTTTTAGCGGCGAAAACGCTTTGAAAAATAGAAAATTTTTAGTGATCAAAGGAGTGAAATAATGGGAAAAATTCTAGCCGTCGCCGTTATCGCGGCGCTTATATATTTTTTGATAGTGCCTAGATTTCGCGTAAAGAAAAAGGATGATACGACCGAGCTTTTGGCGTGCGACGAGTGCGGGACGTACTTTAGCAGCGACGAGCTTACTCTGCGCGACAAAAAGCGCCTTTGCAAATCCTGCGAAGCCAAACTAAGGGGCGGCAAATGATCATCCTAGGCCACGCGCTCGTGCCCTACGAGCCGCTGTATCTCATCAAAAACGGCGACGAAGTTTTCAAATACGACAATCTGCTCTTTAAATTTAACGACAGGCTCATCGACGCCGCGCAAAAGGCGCAGAAAAAATTTAGCGTTATTACGAATGATGTAAATGAAATTTTACTCGCAAACGGCGCAGGCGCGCGCTTCA carries:
- the argF gene encoding ornithine carbamoyltransferase, which gives rise to MRHFLTLNDFSKDEILQMLNLAFEIKKEAKVRNFKPYLKDQKLAMIFEKSSTRTRVSFDVGMNELGGHALFLSSRDIQLGRGEPIKDTARVISRMCDLIMARVNRHETLMQLAEFSRVPVINGLSDKFHPVQLMADLMTIVERGIETPKIKAAYVGDGNNMTHSWLMLASKLGFELRVATPVGYEADPQILAQAQENAKISGAKILITNDIKEAVAGANVVTTDTWVSMGQEAEKEQRIRDFAGFCVDESLMALAGSGAIFLHCLPAYRGYEVSEAVFEAHADEIFAEAENRLHAQKGVMVWLDQKR
- the hemB gene encoding porphobilinogen synthase, which translates into the protein MFKRFRRLRINPALRDLVRQTDLQTRFLIYPLFVVEGSGIKKEIASMPGVFQMSLDEILKECETLLSLGLDKILLFGIPSLKDSIGSDALSEDGIIATSLRAIKAKFPNLLVITDLCFCEYTDHGHCGIIDHVHQTVDNDATLEISAQQALIHAKAGADMIAPSGMMDGIIATLRETLDRGGFENLPIMAYSSKFASGYYGPFRDVAESAPSFGDRSSYQMDPANRFEAINESLQDEAQGADILMIKPALAYLDLIRDLRERTLLPICAYNVSGEYSLLQAGKKAGVIDYERVMMETMIGIRRAGADMIITYHAKEIAEILNSRR
- the ribA gene encoding GTP cyclohydrolase II translates to MDIKISEVANLPSRFGSFRVQSFKQGEKEHLVIFKQPLEGVVNVRIHSECLTGDAIGSLKCDCGEQLEASLKYIEEHGGMVIYLRQEGRNIGLFNKINAYALQDQGLDTIEANHQLGFKADERTYEIVDFILAHFGISRINLLTNNPQKLHDLKVEVVARVPIIITPNKFNENYLRVKKEQMGHLL
- the rsmG gene encoding 16S rRNA (guanine(527)-N(7))-methyltransferase RsmG, whose product is MKLAPGESFGEQVAKFKACLQKFNRVHSLTNYDDLDAVVRDSLSGANFIPRYPRIACDIGSGAGFPGILLALALPLCEWHLFEPNQKKAAFLTYVKVSLALANVKIHAERVQDGAKLRADLISSRALMSARSLIEICRGFYDENTTFLLYKGSGAESEAAEFRKEFTSASYEIFSGENALKNRKFLVIKGVK